The genomic window CATGTGTCTAAATGATAGCTGTGTGTTTTACTGGAAGTCCAGATTAAATGAAGTAAGTGGCATGGGATGAGATCCTTGGGAACATGTGAGGCTCAAACTTGGCCTAGTGTCCAGTTGAGTCTGTCAGAAGAGGCACTAAATGTTCAATAGCTGGTCAGACAAAGTGCAGGAAGCAGCCCTTAACAGGCGCAGAGGGAAGCTGGAATAGACTTTGCCCACACAGCTGGTGAGAAAACTCTGAGGACTAATGGAGAAGCAGGCATTtgaaggttatcttttttttagGTGGGGCTGAGAAAACAGACTAAAAGAATGTGGCTTTTCCACCTCTCACTGTCTCCTTTTCCCCACCAAAACACTTTATCATGCCCAAGACTGATTATTAAAATGCAGTCTGTGGTGACCCtttcagaagcaggaagaagcccACCTGTGTTAATTTGGTTCCCCTTTGTTTCTTTAGAGCATTCTTGGGGGGGTATCTTTTCCAAATCTACCCTCAAGTTAAAGTTTGGTGTTAATAGTCAGTCATTCTGTAGCTTTCATATAAAGAGCAGGGCAGAGTAGGAAGGCTTCCAGGTTGAGTCCAAATTTGTATAAGAGCTGTGTGATTCTGGACAAGTTACTTAAACATGCTGAGTCTCAGCTTCCTTTATTGGGACAGTGAGGGACAAGAGCACAGCATGTTCTTTATGTAGGCCTATGTGAATGACAAACTATCATGAATGTAGCATAGTTCTGGCCTTTACCAGGTATTCAACAAATACTGTATTATAGACTAGCAATACCTCCCGTCTCTACCAGGTGTCACCCAGTTCATGTATGCACTCAGACAACaagtttatttttagaaaaaaaagagcaaagtttATTGAAATTTCAAGCTacatttgaaaaatcaaaatccaaaTCCTGGAGACTTACAGCAGGATAAGGTGTCAGAAAGTGGAAAGTGTTCACTGTCACAGACCCTCCTTACACGAGCTTCCTGGGTACATTTTCCAGGCCCCAAAGGGATCAAAACTAGTTACTCCTCTCGTCTACCACAGGACTCCACCCTTTGATTAACCCCAGAGTTTCCcacaagaacttaaaaaaaaagaaaaacaaaaaacaaaaacaaacaaacaaaaacaaaaaaccaacccaaaacttaaaacaaaaatgtgaagtCCAAACTGATCTTCTCTCAACCCCATTCTATGTAGTCAGCACCAAAGAACGGTGGGTTTGGCATTCCAAAGAGGACTTCTTGTCTTCAGTGGACAGATTGGGGAGGGCTGCAGCAGCAAGGCATCTGTGGCCGCATTGTGAGGCtggtctcccctccctccccttatCTTGAGTCTTATATTTAATCTAAAGGACGAACTGATCAATTTGGTAAATTAGCACAGTCAAAAACTTAGCTTTAAGAGATAAGAGACAAGTCAGTACTCCCAAAGCTGGTTAGGCCCTTCAAcatgtaggtgtatgtgtatatgtatacatcacTACACTAAGATATAGATCTAGCCCTATGGGTGTTTATATACGCATTTATGGCTACATAGAAAAAAACTATGCCAATACTAACCAAACAGAACTTTATAAGCAGTCATCCCAAAGCTGTAACCCCACACTGGGCTGTGCACAAAGCCATGCATTATACAATATTAACCAACAGAAGGCTGATTTGGCTCAATCTCTCCCATCTCTGCCCCTGTCGGGAAAagacagaggagaagagagaggttgCTTCTGCTTAAAACACAAGTGGCTTCTTCATAGGAACAGTCGTTGTCAGATGAAGCTGTGGAAGATGTccatggaaatgaaaaaaaaaaaaacagaccccTTATACTTTCTGGAGAACACTGGCTCGTATCTCAAAACTACTTTCTCCTTGGCCAGCTGTAACTAAGTTGCCCAGGCCCTGGGAGCCCCCAGGGCAGGTGACATGACAGGCTTACTGGCTTGGGGTTACTAGGCCCCACGCAACTCAGTCTCCAGAGACCTGCTCTTTGTCAGGGGTCTGTCACTGGAGTGGACCCAGATGGGCATGTCCTTGGGACATCTCTTGGCACCAGCTATGTTAGGTGTAAAGTTCTCCACATGAGATGACGCTTGGGGAGCCAaaaaacaaactggaaagaaCTAGGTAGAACAAGTTGTGGCTCTGCCCACCCTAAGGACAGAGCCACTTACACCGCAGAACCACCAGGGGCTTCTGGGGTTTCTGGGGCTTCAGATGCTGGCTCTTCCGGGCTCAGCCGGGACTGGAACTTTTCCAGTTGCTCTGGGCTTGCCAGCGTCTTCAGGAGGGTATTCTCACGCTCCAGCTGGGAGTTCTTCTCCACCAGCTCACGAATCTGCTC from Apodemus sylvaticus chromosome X, mApoSyl1.1, whole genome shotgun sequence includes these protein-coding regions:
- the Tsc22d3 gene encoding TSC22 domain family protein 3 isoform X3, whose product is MDLVKNHLMYAVREEVEILKEQIRELVEKNSQLERENTLLKTLASPEQLEKFQSRLSPEEPASEAPETPEAPGGSAV